The DNA segment TGGCACTGCTGGCCTTCGGCTTCCTGGACCGGCTGCTGCTCGGCGGCGCCCCGACCCCGTACGGCGTCTGCTATCTGCTGGTGGGCGCCGCCGCGGCGCTCTGGGTCAGGCCGTACGACCTGGTCATCGCGCCGGTGACGCTGCCGATCGCGTTCACGATCGGTGCGCTGCCGATCCAGCGCGGCACGGGCGGGTTCGACGGGCTGCTGATGGGCGTCTTCACCGTCCTCGCGCTGAGCGCGGGCTGGCTCTACGCCGGCACGCTGATCTGCGCGCTGCTCGCGATCCTCCGCCGGGTGCTGGTCATCGCCCGCCGTCGGGCCAGCCGACCGGCGAGTCGACCGCGGAGCGCAGCGCGCGGTCCGCAGGAGCGGTCTGCGGGGCGGCCCCGGCCGCGGCCGGGGAACCGTCCGCGGCAGGTGGCTCGCCAGCCTGAGCGGCGTAAGCAGCCATCGCGGCCCCCACGATCCCCGCATTGTTCTGAAGCTGAGCCGGCACGATCTCCGCGCTGACGCCCTCGATCAGCGGCAGGAACTTCTCCGCCTTGCGGCTCACCCCGCCGCCGATCACGAACAGCTCGGGCGAGAAGAGCATCTCGACATGGGCGAGGTAGCGCTGGACCCGGTGCGCCCAGTGCTGCCAGCTCAGGTCCTCGTCCTCCTTGGCCTTGGTGGAGGCGCGCTTCTCGGCGTCGTGGCCGTGCAGCTCCAGGTGGCCCAGCTCGGAGTTGGGCACCAGGCGGCCGTCGGTGAAGAGGGCGCTGCCGATGCCCGTGCCGAGGGTGAGCACGATGACCGTGCCGGTCCGGCCACGGCCGGCGCCGAAGCGGAGTTCGGCCAGGCCGGCCGCGTCCGCGTCGT comes from the Streptomyces angustmyceticus genome and includes:
- the ppgK gene encoding polyphosphate--glucose phosphotransferase encodes the protein MKVFGVDIGGSGIKGAPVDLERGDLAEERYKVLTPHPATPDAVADGVKEVVDHFGWSGPVGATFPGVVTGGTTRTAANVDKGWIGTDAAGLLTARLGGEAGGSPVTVLNDADAAGLAELRFGAGRGRTGTVIVLTLGTGIGSALFTDGRLVPNSELGHLELHGHDAEKRASTKAKEDEDLSWQHWAHRVQRYLAHVEMLFSPELFVIGGGVSRKAEKFLPLIEGVSAEIVPAQLQNNAGIVGAAMAAYAAQAGEPPAADGSPAAAGAAPQTAPADRALRSAVDSPVGWPDGGR